The following is a genomic window from Micrococcus cohnii.
CCTGCAGGCGCTGAGCCCACGCATGGTGCACTTCTTCGCCAAGGCCGAGTACTTCACGCAGCCCGGGCTGAAAGGCCGTGCCATGAAGCGGTTCTTCGACGCCGTCGGCTCCATCCCCGTCCAGCGCGGCGAACAGGCCGCCTCGGTGCAGGCCCTCGAGGATCTGGTGGCGCTGCTGGAGGCGGGCTCGGGCGTGGGCATCTACCCGGAGGGCACCCGTTCTCGCGACGGCCGCCTCTACCGTGGCCGCACCGGTGTGGGCTGGCTGGCTCTCACGACGGGCGCGCCGGTGGTGCCGGTGGGGCTGGCGGGCACGCAGCGGCTCCAGGGGCCCGATGACGCGTGGCCCCGGCCGCACCGTTTCTCGGTCACCTTCGGCGAGCCCCTGGACTTCGGGCATCCGGGCCGTCGGCACACCCTGCCGCGACGACGCGAGGCCACCGTCGCCGTCATGGACGCCATCGCCGCGCTCACCGGGCAGGAGCGCGTCGACTCGTACAACGCGCCCCCGGTCGGCCGTGGCTGATCCGGCCAGCTACCGCCCCGCCCCGGGAGAGATCCCTACCTCGCCGGGCGTCTACCGTTTCCGCGACGGCGACGGGCGCGTCGTGTACGTCGGCAAGGCGAAGAATCTGCGCGCCCGGCTGTCCTCCTACTTCCAGAATCCCGCCCGGCTGGCGACCAAGACGCGCACCATGGTGCACACCGCCGAGGCGGTCGAGTGGACGGTCGTCGGCTCCGAGGTCGAGGCCCTGCAGCTGGAGTACACCTGGATCAAGGAGTACACGCCGCGGTTCAACATCATGTACCGCGACGACAAGTCATACCCGTACCTGGCCGTGACCATGAAGGATGAGTTCCCGCGGGTGCAGGTCATGCGAGGCCAGAAGCGGCCCGGCGTGAAGTACTTCGGCCCGTTCCACCCGGCCAAGGCGATCCGCGAGACGGTCGACCTGATGCTGCGGGTCTTCCCGGTCCGCACGTGCTCGGCGGGCGTCTTCCGGCGCGCGCAGGCTCAGGATCGTCCGTGCTTGCTCGGCTACATCGGCAAGTGCTCCGCCCCCTGCGTCGGCCGGATCTCCGTCGAGGCGCATCGCGATCTGGCGCAGGACTTCTGCGACTTCATGGCCGGTGACGCCGCCCGGTTCATCAACGGACTCGAGGCGAAGATGCAGGAGGCGGTGGCGGAGCTGCGCTACGAGGACGCCGCCCGCCTGCGCGACGACATCGCGGCTCTGCGTCGCGTGTTCGAGCGCAACGCCGTCGTGCTGCCCCAGCACACGCAGGCCGATGTCTTCGCGCTGCACGGTGACGAGCTCGAGGTGGCGGTGCAGGTCTTCCACGTCCGCAGCGGGCGCGTGCGCGGGCAGCGCGGATGGGTCATGGAGCGCGTCGAGGAGATCGACGAGGCGGCCATGGTCGCGCAGCTGCTCACGCAGGTGTACGGCGAGGAGAAGGACCCGAAGGCCATCCCCGCCGAGGTGCTCGTGCCGACCGAGCCCGACGACGTCGAGGAGATCAGCGCGTGGCTGTCGGCGATCCGCGGCTCGCGCGTGACGATCCGCGTGCCCAAGCGCGGTGACAAGGCAGATCTGATGGAGACGGTGGCCGAGAACGCGACGATGGCGCTGGGGCTGCACAAGTCTCGCCGTTCCGGCGACCTCACGACCCGCTCGGCCGCCCTGCGTGAGCTGCAGGAGGCGCTCGAGCTCGACCAGCCGCTGCTGCGCATCGAGTGTTACGACATCTCCCACTCACAGGGCACGAATGTCGTGGGCTCGATGGTGGTCGTCGAGGACGGACTGCCGAAGAAGTCCGACTACCGGCGGTTCAACGTGACCGGGGAGGCCGCCCGCGACGACACCGCTTCGATGCGCGACGTGCTGCGCCGACGTTTCGCGCGCATGGCCGCCGAACGCGAATCGACGCTCACTCTCGGAGGCGAGGTCGCCGCCGACGACCACGCCGGCGAGCGCGGGCGCTTCGCCTACCCTCCCTCACTCGTGGTCGTCGACGGTGGCCCGCCGCAGGTCGCCGCCGCGGCCCAGGTGCTCGCCGAGCTGGGTCTGGATGAGCTGCCGGTGATCGGTCTCGCCAAGCGGCTCGAGGAAGTGTGGCTGCCCGGGGACGATTTCCCCCTCGTGCTGCCCCGCTCCTCGCAGGGCCTCTACCTGCTGCAGAGACTGCGCGATGAATCGCATCGCTTCGCGATCTCGGCCCACCGCGCGCGTCGCAGCCGGTCGATGACGGCCTCCGCACTGGACGGGGTGCCCGGGCTGGGACCGGCCCGACGGCAGGCTCTGGTCACACACTTCGGTTCGGTCGCGAAGATCCGCGAGGCCGGGTCCGAGCGCCTGCAGGAGGTCTCCGGCATCGGTCCGGCCTTGGCCGAGGCCATCGACGCCGCGCTGAACCCGCGACGCGACGGCGACGCGGACACAGACGCCGATACAGTGGAGTCATGAGCCAGTCGCAGCCCTCACCCGCGTCATCGCCGCAGACCGAGGACGGCACCGAGCCGAGGCTGACCCCGCAGAAGCCGCATCTGTCCGAGGTGCTCGTCATCACCGGCATGTCGGGGGCGGGGCGCACGACGACGGCCCACGCGCTCGAGGACGACGGCTGGTACGTGGTCGAGAACATGCCGCCGCAGCTGCTGCCGACGCTCGCGGAGTTCGTCGCTCGCTCACCCGAGGCCTTCGAACGCCTGGCCATGGTCGTCGACGTGCGTTCGCGCGCCTACTACGCCGACCTGCGCACGGCGCTGAACACGTTGAGCATGAACGGCCTGGAGTGCCGCATCCTGTTCCTCGACGCGGACGACGACGTGCTCGTGCGCCGCTTCGAGGCGCGACGACGGCCGCATCCGCGGCAGGGCAACGCGCGGCTGCTCGACGGGATCCAGGCCGAACGGGAGACCCTCGCGGAGCTGAAGGAGCGGGCGCACCTGGTCCTGGACACGTCCGATATCAACGTGCACGGGCTCGTGCGCGAGGTCACCGGCCTGTTCTCGGACGAGGGCCGACCGCCGCTGCGCCTGACGGTGATGAGCTTCGGATTCAAGTACGGGCTGCCGACGGACGCGAACTTCCTGGCGGACATGCGTTTCATCCCGAACCCCCACTGGGTGCCGGGGCTGCGCCCGCACACCGGGATGGACGAACCTGTCTCGCAGTACGTGCTCGGCCAGCCCGGGGTCATGGAGTTCATCGACACCTACGTGCAGATGCTTACGCCCGTGTTCGAGGGATATCAGCGGGAGAACAAGCACTACGCGACCGTGGCGGTGGGCTGCACGGGCGGCAAGCACCGCTCGGTGGCCGTCGTGCGCGAGCTCGCGGCACGTCTCGCCGAGAACCCGGCGGTGGCGGTCCACGAGGTGCACCGGGACATGGGGCGGGAATGAGCGTCCACGTCACCGCCCAGCTGCCCCTGCCTCCCGGGGCCGACAGCAGTCCGCGCACGACGGCGCCGACACGGCCCGACGGCGGGCCCGGTGGTCCGCGGGTCACGGCCCTGGGCGGCGGCCACGGCCTCTCTGCGTCGCTCGCGGCGCTGCGGCATGTGGCCGGCTCGCTGACCGCCGTGGTCACGGTGGCCGACGACGGCGGCTCGTCCGGCACCATCCGCCGCGAGATGGACGTGCTGCCACCGGGCGATCTGCGCATGGCGCTGGCCGCCCTCTGCGATGACACCGACTGGGGGCAGACCTGGGCTCAGGCGATGCAGCACCGGTTCCGCGCCACCAAGCTCGACCCGCAGGACGCGACCCTGGACGGGCACGCGCTGGGCAACCTGCTGATCGTCGCCCTGTGGGAGCTGCTCGGCGACCCGGTCGACGGGCTGCGCTGGGCGGGGGCGCTGCTGCGTGCGGACGGCCAGGTGCTGCCGGTGTCGCGCACGCCGCTGACGATCTCCGGCACCGTGCTCAGCGATGCGGACGGGACGCTGCGGCGGCGCACCGTCCGCGGCCAGGTGGCCCTGGCGACGGCCGCCCACCACGGGCACGTCAGTGATGTGCGGCTTTCCCCCGAGGACGCTCCGGCGACCGCTGAAGCCCTCGAGGCGATCGAGACGGCCGACCACGTCGTGCTCGGTCCGGGGTCGCTGTTCACCTCGGTTCTGCCGCACCTGCTGATGCCCGAGGTGCGGCGCAGCCTCGAGCGCACCGACGCGAAGAAGATCTTCGTCACGAATCTGCTGCCCGGCGAACAGGAGACCTCCGGAATGAGTCACGCGGACCACCTGCGGGTGTTGGCGGACCACGCCCCGGAGCTGCGCTTGGACACGATCATCGCGGATCCGCGGACCGTGGCGCATCGTGAGCGGTTCCAGCAGGCCGCTGCCCGCATGGGCGCGCGTGTGGTCTTTAGTAGAGTGGCCAGCGGCCGCGACCGCGCTGTCCACGATCCGCTGCGACTGGCCGTCGCCTTTCAGGAGGCGATGGACGAGCCCGACGTCGGCTGAGGCATGGCCGCGCGGCGGCCGAACCGAGACGGACGACGTTGGCGTGAGCACCCCCGCGACGGGAGGCGCGCAGGAAGGGTGGAGGCGATGGCGCTCACGGTGGAACTCAAAGAGGAGCTCTCCCGGGTCCCGGTCGTCACGACCTCGCAGCGGCGGGCAGAAACGGCGGCGCTGCTGCGTTTCGCCGGAGGGCTGCACATCATCTCCGGGCGCATCGTCGTGGAGGCCGAAGTCGATCACGCGCCGACCGCGCGCCGGCTGCGCACCGCCCTGACTGAGGTGTTCGGCTATCCGAGTGAGATTATGGTCGTCTCCGGGGGGAACCTGCGCCGCGGTCGCCGTTACGTCATCCGCGTCGTGAAGGACGGCGAGGCCCTGGCCCGGCAGACCGGCCTGTTGGACGCACGTGGCCGCCCGGTGCGCGGACTGCCCGCGCCGCTGGTCAACGGCTCCGTCGACGACGCCGCGGCGCTGTGGCGCGGCGTTCTGCTCGCGCACGGCTCGCTGACCGAGCCCGGGCGCTCGGCGTGCCTCGAGGTGACGTGCCCCGGATCGGAGGCCGCCCTCGCTCTGGTCGGGGCCGCCCGGCGGCTCGGCGTGAGCGCGAAGGCGCGGGAGGCCCGGCAGACCGACCGGGTCATGGTGCGCGACGGCGACGCGATCGTCCGGTTGTTGCAGCGCACCGGTGCGGCCACGACCGCCGAGGCCTGGCAGAGCCGACGCAGCCGTCGAGAAGTGCGCGCGACGGCCAACCGACTGGCCAACTTCGACGACGCGAACTTGCGCCGTTCGGCCCAGGCCGCGGTCGCGGCCGGGGCGCGCGTCGAGCGGGCCCTGGAGATCCTCGGCGACGATGCGCCGGAGCACTTGCGGTACGCGGGCGCGCTGCGCCTGCAGCACAAGCAGGCCTCGCTCGACGAGCTCGGGCGACTGGCCGATCCGCCCATGACCAAGGACGCGATCGCCGGCAGGATCCGTCGGCTGCTCTCCACTGCGGATAAGCGCGCGGTCGAGCTCGGTGTGCCCGGCACCGCGGAGGCCGCCGCTATGGCTCGCCCCGGGGCTGAGCCCGAGGCCGGCACCGACTCCGTCTGAGTCCACCGCGGCGGGGCCGAGACGCCTCCGCGGCCCCGTTCGCCCAGCGCTGATCGTCGTCCTGGCCGACGCGGGTCTGCAACGGTGGCGTTCACGCGCCACAAGGACCAGGATGGGCGGCGATGGGGACGGTCGACACGATCGCCGCCGCCGCAGGAACGCCGCACGGCCTCCTCGCACGCGGACGGCGCCACGACCGCTCCCACGGGCGTCGCAGAGCGTGGCGCCCTGCAGAACCCAAGGAGGTCAATTATGGCTGAGTTCACTCTGCCGGAGCTGGACTACGACTACGCCGCGCTGGAGCCGCACATCTCCGCGCGCATCATGGAGCTGCACCACTCCAAGCACCACGCCACGTACGTCAAGGGCGCGAACACCGCTCTGGAGAAGCTGGCCGCGGCCCGTGAGAAGGAGGACTTCGCGGCGGTGAACCAGCTCTCGAAGGACCTCGCGTTCAACCTGGGCGGCCACACCAACCACTCGATCTTCTGGAAGAACCTCTCGCCCGAGGGCGGCGACAAGCCGACCGGCGAGCTGGCCGCAGCGATCGACGAGTTCTTCGGCTCCTTCGAGAAGTTCCAGGCGCACTTCACCGCCGCCGCCCTGGGCATCCAGGGCTCCGGTTGGGCCGTGCTGGCCTACGAGCCGATCGGCGGCAACCTGGTGATCGAGCAGTTCTACGACCAGCAGAACGGCGTGCCCGTGGCCACCATCCCGCTGTTCCAGCTGGACATGTGGGAGCACGCCTTCTACCTCGACTACCAGAACGTCAAGGCCGACTACGTCAAGGCGATCTGGAACATCGTGAACTGGGCCGACGTGCAGGCCCGCTTCGAGGCCGCTCGCAACGGTGCCTCGGGCCTGGTCCTCCCGGCCTGAGCCCGGAGCGCGCCGTCCGGGCCCGGCCCCGCCCGCCGTGGGCGGGGCCGGGCCCGATCCTCCTGACCCATTCCGTCCTCCCGACACTCGAGGAAACGAGGCAGTGATCATGACCAAGATCGCCATCAACGGCTTCGGCCGCATCGGCCGCAACGCTCTGCGGGCGCTGCGCGAGCGCACCACGGACCTGGAACTGGTGGCCGTGAACGACCTGGCCGACCCCGAGGACCTCTTCTGGCTCACCAAGTACGACACGATCCTCGGCG
Proteins encoded in this region:
- a CDS encoding lysophospholipid acyltransferase family protein; the encoded protein is MSTSQSVRSFVAGTLCVSCRPQVVGLENVPEQGPFILASNHLSFLDSVILQALSPRMVHFFAKAEYFTQPGLKGRAMKRFFDAVGSIPVQRGEQAASVQALEDLVALLEAGSGVGIYPEGTRSRDGRLYRGRTGVGWLALTTGAPVVPVGLAGTQRLQGPDDAWPRPHRFSVTFGEPLDFGHPGRRHTLPRRREATVAVMDAIAALTGQERVDSYNAPPVGRG
- the uvrC gene encoding excinuclease ABC subunit UvrC, yielding MADPASYRPAPGEIPTSPGVYRFRDGDGRVVYVGKAKNLRARLSSYFQNPARLATKTRTMVHTAEAVEWTVVGSEVEALQLEYTWIKEYTPRFNIMYRDDKSYPYLAVTMKDEFPRVQVMRGQKRPGVKYFGPFHPAKAIRETVDLMLRVFPVRTCSAGVFRRAQAQDRPCLLGYIGKCSAPCVGRISVEAHRDLAQDFCDFMAGDAARFINGLEAKMQEAVAELRYEDAARLRDDIAALRRVFERNAVVLPQHTQADVFALHGDELEVAVQVFHVRSGRVRGQRGWVMERVEEIDEAAMVAQLLTQVYGEEKDPKAIPAEVLVPTEPDDVEEISAWLSAIRGSRVTIRVPKRGDKADLMETVAENATMALGLHKSRRSGDLTTRSAALRELQEALELDQPLLRIECYDISHSQGTNVVGSMVVVEDGLPKKSDYRRFNVTGEAARDDTASMRDVLRRRFARMAAERESTLTLGGEVAADDHAGERGRFAYPPSLVVVDGGPPQVAAAAQVLAELGLDELPVIGLAKRLEEVWLPGDDFPLVLPRSSQGLYLLQRLRDESHRFAISAHRARRSRSMTASALDGVPGLGPARRQALVTHFGSVAKIREAGSERLQEVSGIGPALAEAIDAALNPRRDGDADTDADTVES
- the rapZ gene encoding RNase adapter RapZ, yielding MSQSQPSPASSPQTEDGTEPRLTPQKPHLSEVLVITGMSGAGRTTTAHALEDDGWYVVENMPPQLLPTLAEFVARSPEAFERLAMVVDVRSRAYYADLRTALNTLSMNGLECRILFLDADDDVLVRRFEARRRPHPRQGNARLLDGIQAERETLAELKERAHLVLDTSDINVHGLVREVTGLFSDEGRPPLRLTVMSFGFKYGLPTDANFLADMRFIPNPHWVPGLRPHTGMDEPVSQYVLGQPGVMEFIDTYVQMLTPVFEGYQRENKHYATVAVGCTGGKHRSVAVVRELAARLAENPAVAVHEVHRDMGRE
- a CDS encoding gluconeogenesis factor YvcK family protein; the protein is MSVHVTAQLPLPPGADSSPRTTAPTRPDGGPGGPRVTALGGGHGLSASLAALRHVAGSLTAVVTVADDGGSSGTIRREMDVLPPGDLRMALAALCDDTDWGQTWAQAMQHRFRATKLDPQDATLDGHALGNLLIVALWELLGDPVDGLRWAGALLRADGQVLPVSRTPLTISGTVLSDADGTLRRRTVRGQVALATAAHHGHVSDVRLSPEDAPATAEALEAIETADHVVLGPGSLFTSVLPHLLMPEVRRSLERTDAKKIFVTNLLPGEQETSGMSHADHLRVLADHAPELRLDTIIADPRTVAHRERFQQAAARMGARVVFSRVASGRDRAVHDPLRLAVAFQEAMDEPDVG
- the whiA gene encoding DNA-binding protein WhiA, whose product is MALTVELKEELSRVPVVTTSQRRAETAALLRFAGGLHIISGRIVVEAEVDHAPTARRLRTALTEVFGYPSEIMVVSGGNLRRGRRYVIRVVKDGEALARQTGLLDARGRPVRGLPAPLVNGSVDDAAALWRGVLLAHGSLTEPGRSACLEVTCPGSEAALALVGAARRLGVSAKAREARQTDRVMVRDGDAIVRLLQRTGAATTAEAWQSRRSRREVRATANRLANFDDANLRRSAQAAVAAGARVERALEILGDDAPEHLRYAGALRLQHKQASLDELGRLADPPMTKDAIAGRIRRLLSTADKRAVELGVPGTAEAAAMARPGAEPEAGTDSV
- a CDS encoding superoxide dismutase, encoding MAEFTLPELDYDYAALEPHISARIMELHHSKHHATYVKGANTALEKLAAAREKEDFAAVNQLSKDLAFNLGGHTNHSIFWKNLSPEGGDKPTGELAAAIDEFFGSFEKFQAHFTAAALGIQGSGWAVLAYEPIGGNLVIEQFYDQQNGVPVATIPLFQLDMWEHAFYLDYQNVKADYVKAIWNIVNWADVQARFEAARNGASGLVLPA